The Granulicella sibirica DNA segment CCGAGGTCGACGGCCTCGCGGATATGGAAACGGAGGCCCTCGGGAGGGACCATGCCGGGAGCCAGTTCCCCGGCGTGCAGGCTGATATGCACCTTTGGGTAGACGCCGTGCAGGTAGTCCATCCAGACCATCTGGCGGTGGTACTCGCTCATGGCCATGTAGGCGTCCTCGGGCTGCACGTAGTTGATGCCGACGACACGGGGTTCCGCTGACGCGACTTCGAAGCCAAGGACCGTCTGGGCGAAGACCTGCTCGGGCGCAAACGCGCGGAGGACCTGGTAGATCACGCGGATGGTCACGCTGCATCCGGGAGCGGCGTCCGGCTGCCCGCAGTGCTCGCGGCGATCCCGCTCGGCGAACGCCTTCGCGATCTCCTCGCGGTCGGTGGCGATTTCGTCGCGGAGGCCGCCGGCAAGGAGCTTCTCACGCAGTCCGGAAAGTTCCGCCGCACCTGCGGCCCTCTTATCCAGGCTCGGATCGCCCGTGTCCATGTGCGCAGAGTCCCCGCCTGACGTCGAGCCGTCTATCGGGCCCTTCGGCCAGCCGAGCTGGTAGCCGAGCTTGGCCGACTTCGAGAAGGACGGCGTCATCATCACTTCGAGATATTGCTCGTTCTGTGCCGCCGCACGGGTGGCGACTTCGTCGAGCCACTCGCCGTCGTGTCCCTTGCCCATGCCGCCGAAGCGCCCAAAAGTAGCGAAGAATTGATCGTGCCCGGTTATGCCGGGTGTTGGGACATAGCCGCGCATGGAGAAGGAATCCACCAGTGAGTCATACAGTGCCTGGTTCTTGAGCACACTGGACGCGGGCACCCCGGGAGCCGCGCAAACCGCCTGCGAGGGCATGTCGCGTGTGGTGCCGATGTTTGGCACAAAGGCGAGCGTCGTGGGGTTTACGCAGAGCTTGTCGGCTGCGCCGTCTCGCAGGAAGGTTTCGGCGTAGATCGCTCCCGAGAGGTGCATATGCAGGTCGGCGCCCTTTGGCATGCGCTCAAGGAAGGCGTGCATCGTGAGCGCCGTCTGATGGGCTATGTCGAAGGCTTTGGATGCCTTGAACTCACCGGCGGTCTCGGCGCTTTTAGCATGCACCGGACCAGCCGCCCATCCGGACGTTCCCGGCGCCATCACGCCAGCCAACAACACCAAACGAACAACACGAGCCATGACAACCATTCGATCGCCTCAGAATTTAAGAGTCAGAATCTCCAGCATACCCCGGTCTGCGCTGCCGTCGCCGTCGCTGCTCAAGGGACCGCACCCCACGATCTAGAATGAGATCAGCCCCTCATGCCTCCCACCGAAGAACGCAACCCGCCTCAACAAGCTTTGCTCGCACGTCTCGGGGTTCGCACCGCAGGCAAAGGGGTCAGCGCGTATGCGGCGACGCTCCTGCTGATGTCTTCCTCGCTGCTCTCCGGCTTTTTGGGATTGATTCGCACGAGCTATATCAACTCGACGTTTGCGAACCGCACCACAACCGACGCCTATAACGCTGCGTTCCAGTTACCGGACATGATCAGCTACTTCCTGATCGGTGGAGTGGCCAGCATCTCACTCATCACCATCCTCAATCGCTACCGGGCTACCGGCGACGAGGATGGAGCCGACCAGGCTCTGTCGGTTGTGCTCAATGCGATGTTTGCTGTTCTCGCGACGGCTATTGTCATCGCCGAAATCTTCGCACCGCTCTACACCCGCGCATGGTTCCCCGGCTTCGATGCAGCAACCGCCGCCCTCTGCACCCATCTCACCCGCATCATCCTCCCGGGCCAGCTTTTCTTCTTCGCCGGGGGCGTTCTTGGCTCGCGCCTTCTGGTCCGCAAGATCTTTGTCTATCAAGCGCTCACCCCCATCGTTTACAACCTCGGCATTATTGCCGGCGGCGTTCTTCTCTCAAGCCGCCTCGGCATCGACTCGGTTGCGTGGGGTGTGCTCGGGGGCTCGCTTGTTGGTCCCGGCATCCTGAACGCGCTTGGGGCGTTTCGCGGGGGATTCCGCTTTCACCCTGTCCTCGACCTCTTCCACCCTGCATTTCGCGAGTGGCTCAAGATGTCCCTGCCGTTGATGATCGGCGTTTCCGTTGCCATGGCGGACAAGTGGATTCTGGCTCACTACTCCGCCAGCAACCCGGGCGGCATCACGCGCCTCAGCACGGCGAAGATGCTCTTCAACGCGCCGCTCTCGGTGATCGGTATCGCCGCCGGAGCCGCGAGCCAGCCTTTCTTCTCTTCGCTCTTCGCGCAGGGCCGTCTTTATGACTTCAATGGAGCCGTGACGCGCGCAGTCTCCAGGCTGCTTGCCGCGTCTTTTCTTCTCTCTGCGTGGATGATTGCGCTCGCTGATCCAATCGTGGACCTGCTGCGCCGCCGCGCCTTTACCCAAGAGGACGCGCGCTCCACGGCTCACTTCTTCGGCCTATTCGCCATCACACTCTGCTTCTGGGCGTCCCAGGGGATCTACTCCCGCGCGTTCTACGCGGCCGGTAATACTCTCACTCCGGCCATCTCCGGAACCCTTGTCACGATCATCTCTGTGCCTGTTTACGCGCTGTTGTACACGTACTTTGGGCTCGACGGCCTCGCTATCGCCAGCGACATCGCCATCTTCGCCATGACGCTTACTCTTGCGATTCAGCTCCATCGCAAGCGGGTGGTCTCGATCGCGTCGTTAGAGAACGGCGAACTGCTGCGTGCTGCCTTCGCCGCCGTCGTCGCCTATTTTGGAATCACCACCGCGCTACGCTATCTGCCGCACCCCACCACCCATGCCGGGGATATGGGCACAATCCTCGCTGCGACCATCGTGTGGCTGGTCCTGACGCTGGGCGTACTCCTGGCAACTGGCTCCCGTCTGCCGAAGCAGCTCATTACCCGGCGATAAGGCCGATTATTCGTACTTCAGGGTTTCTACGGGGTCGAGGCGGGCGGCACGATTGGCGGGAAGGGTGCCGAAGACGATGCCGACGATGACCGAGGTTCCGAGGGCGATGAGCGCCGACCATAGCTTAACGGGGATCTGAAAGGGCGTGAAGAGCCGGACCGAGATTGGGATTGCAAGGCCGATGAGGGTGCCGACGACGCCTCCGCTGAGCGAGAGGAAGACGGCTTCGGTCAGGAACTGGAGGCGAA contains these protein-coding regions:
- a CDS encoding adenosine deaminase family protein; this translates as MARVVRLVLLAGVMAPGTSGWAAGPVHAKSAETAGEFKASKAFDIAHQTALTMHAFLERMPKGADLHMHLSGAIYAETFLRDGAADKLCVNPTTLAFVPNIGTTRDMPSQAVCAAPGVPASSVLKNQALYDSLVDSFSMRGYVPTPGITGHDQFFATFGRFGGMGKGHDGEWLDEVATRAAAQNEQYLEVMMTPSFSKSAKLGYQLGWPKGPIDGSTSGGDSAHMDTGDPSLDKRAAGAAELSGLREKLLAGGLRDEIATDREEIAKAFAERDRREHCGQPDAAPGCSVTIRVIYQVLRAFAPEQVFAQTVLGFEVASAEPRVVGINYVQPEDAYMAMSEYHRQMVWMDYLHGVYPKVHISLHAGELAPGMVPPEGLRFHIREAVDLGHAERIGHGVDVMYEERPEELLKEMAARHVMVEINLTSNDVILGVTSNYHSLPAYRAAGVPVSLSTDDEGVSRIDLTHEYTRAALDYKLSYIDLKNMARTGIAHTFLPGEDLWASPDVFTKVNGACAGAKSPGSEQLSTACTAFLRGSPKAAQEWELEHRFAVFEANLP
- a CDS encoding lipid II flippase MurJ; its protein translation is MPPTEERNPPQQALLARLGVRTAGKGVSAYAATLLLMSSSLLSGFLGLIRTSYINSTFANRTTTDAYNAAFQLPDMISYFLIGGVASISLITILNRYRATGDEDGADQALSVVLNAMFAVLATAIVIAEIFAPLYTRAWFPGFDAATAALCTHLTRIILPGQLFFFAGGVLGSRLLVRKIFVYQALTPIVYNLGIIAGGVLLSSRLGIDSVAWGVLGGSLVGPGILNALGAFRGGFRFHPVLDLFHPAFREWLKMSLPLMIGVSVAMADKWILAHYSASNPGGITRLSTAKMLFNAPLSVIGIAAGAASQPFFSSLFAQGRLYDFNGAVTRAVSRLLAASFLLSAWMIALADPIVDLLRRRAFTQEDARSTAHFFGLFAITLCFWASQGIYSRAFYAAGNTLTPAISGTLVTIISVPVYALLYTYFGLDGLAIASDIAIFAMTLTLAIQLHRKRVVSIASLENGELLRAAFAAVVAYFGITTALRYLPHPTTHAGDMGTILAATIVWLVLTLGVLLATGSRLPKQLITRR